From a single Dehalococcoidia bacterium genomic region:
- a CDS encoding DegV family protein: protein VPAFLNIRGRSYRDGVDITPDEVYKKLVKSDVPITTSQPPPGDFAETYRHVLKEADEIVSIHATSKLSGIYNSAVQAREMVNAKGRIEVVDSASVSMGLGLVAIAAARVAKAGVGLPGVLEETRKAVNQVHIWAVFDTLKYVLRGGRLGRASSLLGSVLNVKPVLTMKDGVIHPAGFVRTRARGIEKLLDNLKRFHNVQDVGIVHSSTPEEAQTLRCRLSALVDKNRIYVSRLGPALGVHGGPGTLILALRASDTPKSSVEDAIEKARKRIQLPSFHAPKLNISPLS, encoded by the coding sequence TGTACCTGCATTTCTCAACATCAGAGGACGCAGCTATCGCGACGGAGTAGACATTACGCCTGATGAAGTATACAAGAAGCTTGTAAAGAGCGATGTGCCTATCACCACTTCTCAACCCCCGCCCGGTGATTTTGCCGAAACTTACAGGCATGTTTTAAAAGAAGCCGATGAAATAGTGTCTATCCATGCGACCTCCAAGCTGAGCGGCATTTACAATTCGGCTGTTCAGGCACGCGAAATGGTCAACGCAAAAGGGCGCATAGAGGTGGTTGATTCAGCGAGCGTCTCGATGGGTTTGGGACTCGTCGCTATTGCGGCTGCTCGCGTGGCAAAGGCCGGAGTAGGTTTACCCGGAGTCCTTGAAGAAACCCGCAAAGCCGTAAATCAGGTTCATATATGGGCAGTTTTCGACACGCTGAAATATGTTTTACGCGGGGGGAGACTCGGTAGAGCTAGCTCTCTTTTGGGCAGTGTGCTGAACGTCAAACCTGTTCTTACCATGAAAGATGGCGTAATACACCCGGCGGGGTTCGTGCGCACCCGGGCCAGGGGAATAGAAAAGCTACTGGATAATTTGAAACGCTTTCATAACGTCCAGGATGTCGGTATAGTTCATAGCAGCACACCCGAAGAAGCGCAGACGCTGCGCTGCCGTTTGAGCGCGCTGGTGGATAAAAACCGCATTTATGTTTCCCGCCTGGGCCCCGCGCTGGGCGTACATGGCGGTCCTGGTACGCTGATACTGGCCTTACGCGCCAGCGATACCCCCAAAAGCAGCGTGGAAGATGCCATCGAAAAGGCGCGCAAGCGCATTCAACTGCCTTCTTTCCATGCGCCCAAATTAAATATTTCTCCCCTTTCCTGA
- the recG gene encoding ATP-dependent DNA helicase RecG, which translates to MPLDSTRLRQILEQEKKLDYSNKSVFGGLDLFLANWFGQAVSQISQPSRLKQLRKLYPPAFSYGTLSPQEREKWIDSLLTFVKQDDAPQSSEKVIDTAKESSVARKTLSPQTATAASLDSPVTVIKGIAGALSDRFARLGVRTIRDLLYYFPNRHLDYSRLQTVSQLREGNDQTIMANVWEVRPTLLGGRRSTEATLGDESGNVRAVWFNNPYVARQMKSGDRIVMSGRVKIFAGRPVFESPEWELAEDRELVHTGRLVPLYPLTSGLHQRQVRKLVKSVVDDWASKLPEFMPVQILRRLTLLGLNKAIAQAHFPDDAQLKDHARVRLAFDELFLLQLGVMAKKRKWQTEQPGIPLEIDKAVLERFISSLPFNLTQAQRRVTAEIVGDLSRPVAMSRLLQGEVGSGKTVVALEALLMAVANGYQGALMAPTEILAGQHFASVCSMLAGMGKADSKDESLCVFSGITAKPLSIALLISDVKGSAKKELKEKLLSGEIDIIIGTHALIQKEVGFAKLGLVVVDEQHRFGVEQRSALRQKGYNPHMLVMTATPIPRTLALTLYGDLDLSVIDELPPGRQEIKTKWFSPAQRESAYRFLRKQVLEGHQTFIICPLVEESDSVQAKAAIAEYERLSSQVFPDLRLALLHGRMSAADKERVMVAFHSHECDVLVSTPVVEVGIDVPNATVMMIESADRFGLSQLHQFRGRVGRGAAQSYCMLMAENPSDIGRLRLDIIETTQDGFKLADEDLKLRGPGEFFGTRQSGLPDLRMAKLSDIAILEMARAEATRLFQEDPDLKTSENRPLAKELSRIWPQKSGEWS; encoded by the coding sequence TTGCCGCTGGATAGCACGCGCCTGCGCCAGATTCTCGAGCAGGAGAAGAAGCTCGACTACAGCAACAAGTCCGTTTTCGGCGGCCTCGACCTTTTCCTGGCTAACTGGTTCGGTCAGGCCGTATCCCAGATAAGCCAACCCTCCCGCCTCAAACAGCTTCGAAAATTGTACCCACCGGCTTTCAGCTATGGCACTCTCTCGCCGCAAGAACGAGAAAAATGGATAGACAGCCTGCTGACTTTTGTAAAGCAGGATGATGCGCCTCAGTCCAGCGAGAAGGTCATAGACACAGCAAAGGAATCCTCCGTGGCCAGAAAAACTCTATCCCCGCAAACTGCGACCGCCGCCTCCCTAGACTCCCCGGTAACAGTCATCAAGGGAATTGCCGGCGCCCTCTCGGACCGCTTCGCCAGATTAGGCGTGCGCACCATCCGCGACCTGCTTTACTATTTTCCCAACAGGCACCTGGACTACAGCCGGTTGCAGACTGTTTCTCAGTTAAGAGAGGGCAATGACCAGACCATCATGGCCAACGTCTGGGAAGTGCGGCCGACCTTGCTCGGCGGGCGGCGCAGCACCGAGGCCACGCTGGGCGACGAAAGCGGCAACGTGAGAGCCGTCTGGTTCAATAACCCTTATGTCGCCCGCCAGATGAAATCCGGCGACCGCATTGTCATGAGCGGCAGGGTAAAGATATTCGCCGGGAGGCCGGTTTTCGAATCGCCCGAATGGGAACTGGCCGAAGACAGGGAACTGGTGCATACGGGCAGGCTGGTGCCCCTCTATCCGCTGACGTCCGGTCTGCATCAGCGCCAGGTGCGCAAACTTGTCAAAAGCGTGGTGGACGACTGGGCCAGCAAGCTGCCGGAATTTATGCCCGTCCAAATCTTGAGACGGTTAACCCTGTTAGGGCTTAATAAAGCTATCGCTCAGGCTCATTTTCCAGACGACGCGCAGCTTAAAGACCATGCCAGGGTGAGGCTGGCCTTCGACGAACTCTTTTTGTTGCAACTGGGGGTCATGGCCAAAAAACGCAAATGGCAGACGGAGCAACCGGGCATCCCTCTTGAGATAGACAAGGCCGTGCTGGAGCGTTTTATCTCCTCTTTGCCCTTTAACCTCACGCAGGCCCAGAGGCGCGTTACGGCGGAAATCGTGGGCGACTTATCCAGGCCCGTGGCCATGTCGCGCCTGTTACAGGGCGAGGTGGGCAGCGGCAAGACGGTGGTAGCCCTGGAGGCCCTGCTCATGGCGGTGGCCAACGGCTATCAGGGAGCGCTGATGGCTCCCACCGAAATTCTGGCAGGACAGCACTTCGCCAGCGTCTGCAGCATGTTGGCTGGCATGGGTAAGGCGGATAGTAAAGACGAATCGCTCTGTGTCTTTTCGGGCATCACTGCTAAACCCCTTAGCATTGCGCTGCTGATAAGTGACGTCAAAGGATCTGCCAAAAAGGAGCTAAAAGAGAAGCTGCTGTCCGGCGAAATCGACATCATAATAGGAACGCACGCCCTTATCCAGAAAGAGGTTGGATTTGCCAAACTGGGGCTGGTGGTGGTGGATGAGCAGCACCGCTTCGGCGTAGAGCAGCGTTCGGCTTTACGGCAGAAGGGATATAATCCCCACATGCTGGTGATGACGGCTACCCCCATTCCTCGCACCCTGGCTCTTACGCTTTACGGCGACCTCGACCTGTCGGTCATAGACGAGCTCCCTCCCGGCAGGCAGGAGATAAAGACCAAGTGGTTTTCTCCCGCCCAGCGCGAATCAGCCTACCGCTTTTTACGCAAGCAGGTTCTCGAAGGGCACCAGACGTTCATCATCTGCCCGCTGGTGGAGGAATCGGATAGTGTGCAGGCGAAGGCCGCCATAGCCGAGTACGAGAGGTTGTCCAGCCAGGTATTCCCCGATTTACGCCTGGCTCTGCTGCATGGGCGCATGTCCGCCGCCGATAAGGAAAGGGTGATGGTGGCGTTCCATAGCCACGAATGCGACGTCCTCGTATCCACGCCCGTGGTCGAAGTCGGCATAGACGTGCCCAACGCCACGGTCATGATGATAGAAAGCGCCGACAGGTTCGGCTTGTCGCAACTGCACCAGTTCCGCGGACGGGTGGGGCGCGGCGCGGCCCAGAGTTACTGCATGCTCATGGCCGAAAACCCATCCGACATCGGCAGGCTCAGGCTGGATATCATCGAGACCACTCAGGACGGGTTCAAACTGGCTGACGAAGACCTCAAATTGCGCGGACCGGGCGAGTTTTTCGGTACGCGCCAGTCCGGTCTGCCAGACCTGCGCATGGCGAAGCTGTCCGATATTGCCATACTCGAGATGGCCCGCGCGGAAGCCACGCGTTTGTTCCAGGAAGACCCTGACTTGAAAACCTCGGAAAACCGGCCACTGGCAAAAGAGCTTTCCAGAATCTGGCCGCAAAAAAGCGGCGAGTGGAGCTAG
- a CDS encoding arginine--tRNA ligase, with protein MDGILEIKQKIAALLKQAAEQAQKESKLPQVALPEIIVERPQNSGHGDYASSLPLKLARSIGKNPIAIAQAIAELIPSTPELASVTVAPPGFINFTLRSDWLSKQVEEILDAGENFGDVDVGKGQSVQVEFVSANPTGPLHVGHGRGAVLGSTLANILEAAGFNVEKEYYINDAGSQMMAFYRSLYARYQQACGIDVEMPQEGYFGQYVIDLAREIKSEEGDRFLNLPADEGAVELGKIGVTKMLALIRGDLQLLGVDFDCWFSEQSLYDNGQFVRVMDILRREGHLAEKEGATWFVSTALGEDKDNVVVRSSGSSTYFGTDIAYHYNKFIERRFDRVIDIWGADHQGHVSRMSAVMGALGVDPARLRVIISQLVTLRRGGESVRVSKRSGDMITLRDVIDEVGVDACRFFFLARSADSQMDFDLELAKKESSENPVYYVQYAHARIASILRLARDEGIDFSDGEVALLTEEPELALVRLMLQLPEIVEFSARTLEPQNLPHYAQDLATCFHSFYKQCRVIAQQSPEQSKARLKLVAAAKVVLARALGLMGMTAPETM; from the coding sequence TTGGACGGTATACTTGAGATAAAACAAAAGATAGCGGCCTTGCTCAAACAGGCTGCCGAACAGGCTCAAAAGGAAAGCAAACTGCCGCAGGTGGCGCTGCCAGAAATCATTGTAGAGAGGCCCCAGAACAGCGGACACGGAGATTATGCTTCAAGCCTGCCTTTGAAACTGGCGCGCTCCATCGGGAAAAACCCCATTGCTATCGCGCAGGCTATCGCCGAGCTGATTCCATCCACGCCGGAGCTGGCGTCTGTGACGGTAGCCCCTCCCGGCTTTATCAATTTCACTTTACGCTCCGACTGGTTGAGCAAACAGGTGGAGGAAATCCTGGACGCCGGCGAGAATTTCGGTGATGTCGATGTGGGTAAAGGCCAGTCGGTACAGGTGGAATTCGTCAGCGCCAATCCCACCGGCCCTTTGCACGTGGGCCATGGGCGCGGCGCGGTGCTCGGCAGCACGCTGGCGAATATCCTCGAAGCTGCCGGTTTCAACGTGGAAAAGGAATACTACATCAATGATGCCGGCAGCCAGATGATGGCTTTTTACCGCTCGCTTTATGCTCGTTACCAGCAGGCGTGCGGCATAGATGTCGAGATGCCTCAGGAAGGCTACTTCGGCCAGTACGTAATAGACCTGGCGCGAGAGATTAAGTCTGAAGAAGGCGACAGGTTTCTCAACCTTCCGGCTGATGAAGGCGCAGTAGAACTTGGCAAAATCGGCGTTACCAAGATGCTGGCGCTAATCCGTGGGGACCTCCAACTGCTGGGTGTCGATTTCGATTGCTGGTTTTCGGAGCAGAGCCTTTATGACAATGGCCAGTTTGTCAGAGTGATGGATATATTGCGCCGGGAAGGACACCTGGCCGAAAAAGAAGGCGCCACCTGGTTTGTCTCTACAGCTCTCGGTGAAGATAAGGACAACGTGGTGGTGCGCTCGAGCGGCTCTTCAACCTATTTCGGCACGGATATCGCCTATCATTACAACAAATTCATCGAGCGCCGCTTTGACCGGGTAATAGACATCTGGGGTGCCGACCACCAAGGCCATGTTTCGCGCATGAGCGCTGTCATGGGCGCTCTGGGCGTCGACCCGGCCAGGCTGCGCGTCATCATTTCCCAATTGGTTACTTTGCGCCGCGGCGGCGAGAGCGTGCGCGTTTCCAAGCGCAGCGGCGACATGATAACACTGCGAGATGTGATAGACGAAGTGGGGGTTGATGCCTGCCGCTTTTTCTTCCTGGCGCGTTCGGCCGACAGCCAGATGGACTTCGACCTGGAGCTAGCCAAGAAAGAATCTTCGGAAAACCCCGTGTATTATGTCCAGTATGCCCATGCCCGCATTGCCAGCATTCTGCGGCTGGCGCGCGATGAAGGAATAGATTTCTCCGATGGGGAAGTAGCTTTGCTCACCGAAGAGCCGGAGCTGGCTCTTGTGCGCCTGATGTTGCAGCTGCCTGAAATCGTCGAATTCTCAGCGCGCACGCTGGAGCCTCAAAACCTGCCTCATTATGCCCAGGACCTGGCCACCTGCTTCCACAGTTTCTACAAGCAATGCCGTGTTATTGCGCAACAGAGCCCCGAGCAAAGCAAGGCACGACTCAAGCTGGTAGCCGCAGCCAAAGTCGTGCTGGCCAGAGCACTCGGTCTGATGGGAATGACGGCGCCGGAGACGATGTAA
- a CDS encoding Lrp/AsnC family transcriptional regulator has protein sequence MAAKAFVLVETAVGKNKDVVSTLHKMKGVKSVDTVTGPYDIIAVIEADTLNEIGDIITGKIHAVEGISRTVTCLAV, from the coding sequence ATGGCCGCCAAAGCTTTCGTCCTTGTTGAAACCGCCGTGGGCAAGAACAAAGATGTGGTCTCTACGTTGCACAAGATGAAAGGCGTCAAATCCGTCGACACCGTCACCGGCCCATATGATATCATCGCCGTTATCGAAGCTGACACCCTCAATGAAATTGGCGACATCATAACCGGCAAGATACACGCAGTAGAAGGCATTTCACGCACCGTGACCTGCCTGGCGGTATAG
- a CDS encoding methyltransferase domain-containing protein — MFSINYATIVDPVLRGVRRYVPDFAGMKAGDSVLDVCCGSGAQVYEYTRRGLVATGLDNSQEMFALAEKYYKNGASGASFKLGDAAHLPFADGSFDFTSISMALHDKDFTIANMIVSEMKRVTRPGGMLVFVDYSVPLPRSVTGCFIRAIEFMAGGEHFRNFRCYMKNGGMRRAMEINGLKVVKETRVKNGNITLLLACAPSFAP; from the coding sequence GTGTTTAGTATCAACTACGCTACCATCGTAGACCCTGTCCTGCGCGGTGTGCGTAGATATGTGCCTGATTTCGCCGGCATGAAAGCGGGCGACAGCGTCCTGGATGTTTGCTGCGGGAGCGGCGCTCAGGTTTATGAATATACGCGAAGAGGCTTGGTGGCTACTGGACTGGACAACAGTCAGGAGATGTTTGCCCTGGCAGAAAAATACTATAAAAACGGCGCATCCGGGGCCTCGTTCAAACTGGGGGATGCGGCGCATTTGCCGTTCGCAGACGGCAGTTTTGATTTTACTTCTATCTCCATGGCGCTGCATGATAAAGACTTCACCATAGCGAATATGATCGTAAGTGAGATGAAACGCGTGACGCGTCCGGGCGGAATGCTGGTGTTCGTGGACTACAGCGTGCCGTTACCTCGCAGCGTAACGGGTTGTTTCATCCGGGCCATAGAGTTCATGGCCGGGGGCGAGCATTTCCGCAATTTCAGATGTTACATGAAAAATGGCGGTATGCGGCGTGCGATGGAGATTAATGGGCTGAAAGTTGTTAAAGAAACACGTGTCAAAAACGGGAATATAACGCTGTTGCTGGCCTGTGCGCCCTCGTTTGCGCCGTGA
- a CDS encoding DUF177 domain-containing protein → MLEINVAQMLKGTIGTEKIVPVSGSVDITGYGESPVEGKVRFIRTNRSILVKGTLETRVQANCARCIEGFDCPLTLNIEEEYFPMTDVNSGVPLPEPEEPGYFVIDEHLILDLSEAVRQYALMAIPMKPLCRPECPGILI, encoded by the coding sequence ATGCTGGAGATAAATGTTGCGCAAATGCTCAAGGGCACCATCGGGACTGAGAAAATAGTTCCGGTAAGCGGGAGCGTGGATATAACGGGTTACGGGGAAAGTCCTGTCGAGGGGAAAGTAAGGTTTATACGCACCAACCGCAGCATTCTCGTTAAGGGTACACTCGAGACCCGGGTGCAGGCGAATTGCGCGCGTTGCATTGAAGGGTTCGATTGCCCCTTGACGCTCAATATTGAAGAGGAATACTTCCCTATGACCGATGTCAATTCAGGGGTTCCGTTGCCCGAACCCGAGGAGCCTGGTTATTTTGTGATTGATGAACATCTGATTCTGGACCTGTCCGAGGCTGTGCGCCAGTACGCTTTGATGGCGATTCCCATGAAGCCGCTGTGCCGCCCCGAGTGTCCGGGAATTTTGATATAA
- a CDS encoding 50S ribosomal protein L32 — protein sequence MAPLPKRKIAHARQGERRSHMKLKAEALVNCPQCNTPKLSHHACTNCGSYNGREVIEIETPKKKAS from the coding sequence ATGGCACCACTACCCAAGAGAAAAATTGCACACGCCAGGCAGGGCGAGCGCCGCAGCCACATGAAGCTCAAGGCCGAGGCACTGGTCAATTGTCCCCAGTGCAATACCCCCAAACTTTCCCATCATGCCTGCACCAATTGCGGCAGTTATAATGGGCGCGAGGTCATTGAGATCGAGACTCCCAAGAAAAAAGCCTCCTAA